TATCACATTTCTTCCGCTCTTCGTGCTCATTCTCTTTCTGAAACCGTGCACCTTTTTCCTGTACCTTTTTCTCGGCTGGTATGTCTGTTTCAAGACTTCACCCCCTCAGGACTGAAAACTAAATAGATTATAGCCTATAATATTAA
The DNA window shown above is from Thermosediminibacter oceani DSM 16646 and carries:
- the rpmH gene encoding 50S ribosomal protein L34, yielding MKQTYQPRKRYRKKVHGFRKRMSTKSGRNVIKRRRLKGRKRLTA